From a region of the Daphnia pulicaria isolate SC F1-1A chromosome 1, SC_F0-13Bv2, whole genome shotgun sequence genome:
- the LOC124316853 gene encoding uncharacterized protein LOC124316853, with the protein MARQFNLQNGPHGGDAPPSPPLIEVQDLHPDQIEENRWENPAAPRPGERRREVAARRGGVVAQRGGVAEQREEAAPGRGRAAPQLGQAARGLIRELQRRALLLQRNEEDDGEDEEDGEVGGIWREVAARRGGVAAQRGGVVAQRGGVAEQREEAAPGRGQAARGLIRELQRRALLLQRNEEDDGEDEEDGEVGEDEQNHED; encoded by the exons ATGGCACGACAATTTAACCTTCAAAACGGACCTCATGGTGGTGACGCTCCTCCTTCCCCTCCTCTGATAGAAGTCCAGGATCTTCACCCGGATCAGATAGAG GAAAACCGTTGGGAAAATCCAGCAGCTCCTCGTCCAGGGGAAAGACGGAGAGAAGTGGCTGCACGGCGTGGAGGAGTGGTTGCTCAACGTGGAGGAGTGGCTGAGCAACGTGAAGAAGCGGCCCCGGGACGTGGACGTGCGGCTCCGCAACTTGGACAAGCAGCAAGGGGATTGATACGCGAACTACAAAGGAGGGCACTGCTACTCCAACGtaatgaagaagatgatggggaagatgaagaagatggaGAAGTTGGAGGAATATGGAGAGAAGTGGCTGCACGACGTGGAGGAGTGGCTGCGCAACGTGGAGGAGTGGTTGCGCAACGTGGAGGAGTGGCTGAGCAACGTGAAGAAGCGGCCCCGGGACGTGGACAAGCAGCAAGGGGGTTGATACGCGAACTACAAAGGAGGGCACTGCTACTCCAACGtaatgaagaagatgatggggaagatgaagaagatggaGAAGTTGGAGAAGATGAACAAAATCATGAAgattaa